A region from the Neurospora crassa OR74A linkage group V, whole genome shotgun sequence genome encodes:
- the ppt-1 gene encoding serine/threonine-protein phosphatase 5 translates to MTTPQEQAIAFKNEGNKAFAAHDWPKAIEFYDKAIELNDKEPTFWSNRAQAHLKTEAYGYAIRDATKAIELNPGFVKAYYRRATAYAAILNPKEAVKDFKTCVKIAPDNKDAKLKLVECEKIVRQLAFFAAIEVGDELSAAEGLDVESMAVDASYDGVRLEGNEMTQEFIDDMIERFKRGKLIHKKYVYQIIIAVRNIVYNEPTMVEVDIPEDVQLTVCGDTHGQYFDLMELFRLNGFPSDKHYYLFNGDFVDRGSWSTEIALLLYAYKWLRPNGFFINRGNHETDDMNRVYGFEGECKHKYNERTYKLFSESFSALPLATLIGKKFLVLHGGLFSDDNVTLDDIRKLDRHKQKQPGQAGLMMEMLWTDPQPFPGRGPSKRGVGMQFGPDVTKRFCDKNGLEAIIRSHEVRMDGYEEEHDGKCITVFSAPKYCDMTENKGAYINIGPDYKLKFSQFDAVPHPNIKPMAYAQSSVMSSLM, encoded by the exons ATGACGACACCCCAAGAGCAGGCCATCGCCTTCAAGAACGAGGGCAACAAGGCCTTCGCCGCCCACGACTGGCCCAAGGCCATCGAGTTTTACGACAAGGCCATCGAGCTCAACGATAAGGAACCTACGTTCTGGTCCAACAGAGCCCAG GCCCATCTCAAAACAGAAGCATACGGATATGCTATTCGCGATGCCACAAAAGCCATTGAGCTCAACCCGGGCTTCGTCAAG GCCTACTACCGTCGCGCTACCGCCTACGCCGCCATCCTGAACCCCAAGGAAGCCGTCAAGGATTTCAAGACTTGCGTCAAGATTGCCCCCGATAACAAGGATGCCAAGCTCAAGCTTGTCGAGTGCGAGAAGATTGTGCGCCAGCTCGCCTTCTTTGCCGCTATCGAAGTCGGGGATGAGCTGTCTGCTGCTGAGGGCCTCGATGTCGAGTCCATGGCAGTGGATGCTTCTTACGACGGCGTGCGCCTTGAAGGGAATGAGATGACACAGGAGTTTATCGACGACATGATTGAGCGCTTCAAGCGCGGCAAACTGATCCACAAGAAATACGTTTACCAAATCATTATCGCCGTCAGGAACATTGTATATAACGAGCCCACCATGGTTGAGGTGGACATCCCTGAGGATGTGCAGTTGACAGTTTGCGGTGATACCCACG GCCAATATTTCGATCTGATGGAGCTCTTCAGGTTGAACGGTTTCCCTAGCGATAAGCACTACTACTTGTTTAACGGCGACTTCGTTGACAGAGGTTCCTGGTCGACCGAAattgccctcctcctttatgCCTACAAGTGGTTAAGGCCAAACGGCTTCTTCATCAACCGCGGAAACCACGAGACAGACGACATGAACAGGGTGTATGGCTTCGAGGGCGAGTGCAAGCACAAGTACAATGAGAG AACCTACAAGCTCTTTTCGGAAAGTTTCTCGGCCCTCCCGCTCGCCACGTTGATTGGCAAGAagttcctcgtcctccacgGCGGTCTCTTCTCGGACGACAACGTCACGCTCGACGACATCCGCAAGCTCGACCGTCACAAGCAGAAGCAGCCCGGTCAGGCTGGCCTCATGATGGAGATGCTCTGGACAGATCCTCAGCCGTTCCCTGGTCGCGGCCCCAGCAAGCGCGGTGTTGGCATGCAGTTCGGTCCCGACGTTACCAAGCGTTTCTGCGACAAGAACGGTTTGGAGGCCATCATCCGCAGTCACGAGGTTCGCATGGACGGTTACGAGGAGGAGCACGACGGAAAGTGCATCACCGTCTTCTCGGCGCCCAAGTACTGCGACATGACGGAGAACAAGGGCGCTTACATCAACATTGGTCCCGATTACAAGTTGAAGTTCTCGCAGTTCGATGCCGTGCCGCATCCCAATATAAAGCCCATG GCATATGCGCAAAGCTCCGTCATGTCGTCGCTGATGTAA